The region TTTCTGCCCGGTTACATCGGTGTAGATTTCACTTAAGATTTTTATCAGCTCACTATCTGGAGAAACAAAAAGAGGGGCAAGATGATTTTGAGGTTCAACTTGAAGAGGCTTGAGTGCTTCTTTTATTTGCTTGGTGAGCATCGTTTCAGAATAAAATACAGGATATCTTATATTAATAACGGCAGTTATTTTTTCAGGATCCATCCTCAGTGTTCCGAGATTAACAGTTAAAGGTCCTGCAATGCAATCTGTACCGGCAATTCTTAATGAAGTTCCATCGGTTTCATACCCAATTTTTGCAAAAATGGTTCGCAGAAACGTTGATAGGTCCTCGCAATTGATATCGATAGTCCTTAGAAAGTCCAGCAAAGCTGATATTGCGTTAACGCCAGTTTGTGGTTTAGACCCGTGGGCAGATTTACCTGTTATTTTTATTTTTAATTCATCTCCGTCAATATTCCAGAACACTTTAGCACCATTCTGGGGAGTGAATTCTTTCAATTTTTCAAGGATTTCTTCTCTAACGGGTTTTAATACAGCCAGAGCTTCTTGAGGTACCATATTTGAGGCCTCTCCGCCCTTGAGCAGGACGACCTGAGTGTCTTTATTTTTATGCAGGTGTTGAGTTATTGTATAGTTTATTATTCCTTTTTCAGCATATATAATTGGAAAATTCGCATCAGGTGTAACTGCGTATATCGGAATTTCTTCCTTTTCAAAATAATGTTTAACACCTTCCCAGCCAGATTCTTCATCGCAACCAAGGATGATTCTAATACGATTTTTCGGATTAATCCTGGACTCTTTAACAGCTTTTAAAGCAAAGATGGCTGCTACAGTTGGACCTTTATCGTCTGAAGACCCTCTTCCCCATAAATAGCCATCTTTTATAATCCCTCCGTATGGATCTACCGTCCATCCGTCACCTTCTGGTACCACATCCAGATGTCCAAGGACCGCGAATAACTTACCTTTAGTTCCATATTCGATGTGTCCTGCGTACCCATCAATGTTTTTCACATTGAAGCCCCATTGCTTGCCCATATTCAAAGCTGCCTCAAGAGCCTTTGCGATTCCTTCTCCAAAAGGTTTACCATCTCCAGCGGGTTGGGATTTAACTGATTTGATCTTAACGAGGTTTGAAGCTGCATCAAACAATTTATTGCTGTTTACAAGCACGAATTCGTCGACCGTTTTGTTCACAAAATTCACCTCCATAACAAAATGATACAATAAATATGGTGGTGTTGAAAGAATGAGATTTTCGGTAATGATTTTTTTGTTTTTTTCAGTATTTATTTTCGGGAATGTGCTTTACAGCGATTACTTTGGCTATTCTTTATTTGATTCACGAGCATGCTTGATCTGGTCTCCAGAGGAAATGACGTTTATGCTTTCGCCAATTGAGAATATTACCGTAATTACTGGAAAAGAGTTTGCAGTTTTAGCGAATATACTCAGGTATTCCAGAATTGAAGTTTCTGCGAAATTTTCAAAAATGGGCACAACTTTTTACATTCAGGACAGGAAGCCGTTTATTTCGTTTAATCACTTTACTATTGGCTTTGATTTTTCGAAAAAAAAGAGTGTATTTTTCTCGTCCATACTTGATACATATGGTGTCCTTCCAGATCAGTTTGTGAATCTTGGTACATCATTGAGAATATACGAAGATGGATCGAGAATTTTAAGATTGATCGCACAAATTAGATTCTGGCGCAGCGGAATAATTGCATCTATTTATTACGGTGGTGATAGGCTTTGCGATGTATCGTTTTATTTTTCCTTTTAATGTTTTTGACTATCTTCGGCAGTAATTTTCAAATAATCTTTACCTCCGATTTGCATGAGACGCTGTTTAAAAATGGTTATGGACCTGCTGGTCTTGCAGAATATCTGGAAAAAAACGGCAGGGAGAATTTACTTATTCTTGATGCAGGAGATCTGTTTGATTCAAAACTTCAACTGCCATTTTTTGGTGATCACAGAAATCATACACTTGATTATATAAAAAAAGTAAAATACGATGCAATGGTACTCGGAAATCACGAGTTCTATTTTTCACGTGAATGGCTCGAAAATTACAAGAAAACCAATAAATCTCTCTTAGGTGCAAATGTGAAAGGGCTAAAACCATACGAAATTTTTGTACTCGGTGATCTGAGGATAGCTGTGATCGGGTTAACCACACCCCAGCATGTAGCCAATCAGGTGGAGCATTATGGCATGTTACCCGAAGATCCGTTAAAGGCCCTGCGAAGAATTGTCAATGATCTTCCAGAAGTTGATTTCATAATATGCTTGGCTCATTTACAGCATGAACTGGATCGAAAAATAATTGAGTCTTTTCCACAGATCGATTTATTGTTGAGCGGGCATGATCACAGAGGACCTGAGCTTGTAAAGATCAATGACAGTTATATTTTTGAGGGCAAGTCACGTGCAGATTCAATCTACACACTAAATGTCAACACTGAAGAAAAACTCATCACTTATGAACAACTCAAGATACCCACAGCCGATCGTATAACATATGATGATGTGAAAACGGCAGCAGTTATTTCCATAATAATTGGAATTCTTTCGATGGCGTGGCTTACCTTTAACCCAGAATGAGGTCAAGTACGGCCATACAACTGAAGCCAATAAGTATCCAGTATGTTACCATTCTTTCCCGACCGCGGAGATGAGTCTCTGGTATTACCTCGTCGCTTATTACAAAAATCATTGCACCCGCAGCCGTTGCCATGAGATATGGCATCAGTTTCGATGAAATTCCACTCAAAATAGCACCAGTTGCTCCACCAAAAATTTCAACCAAGCCTGTGAGAAAACTTACCAGAAACGCTTTCAAAGGTTTATAGCCAGCATTGATCAAAGACGCCGCCACTGCTGCACCTTCTGGTATATTCTGTATTCCTATCGCTACAGCTATTGAAAGTGCATGAGGTGTATATCCACCGACGCCAACTGCCATACCTTCGGGAAAATTGTGTATTGTTATAGCTATGACAAACAACCAGATTGCTTTCAATCTCCTCGTTTCGATACCTTCGTGGCCTTTCATAAAGTGTTCATGGGGAACTATTTTGTCAATGAGATCAACGATCAAACCACCAATTAAAAAACCAATAACGAATCTGAGAGGTCCTCCAAGTTCCATTGATGGGATTACCAAGCTAAAAGCGCTTGCTGCTAACATAACCCCAGCAGCAAACCCAAGAGATCCATTTATGAATTTCTCGCTAGCACCTTTTCTAAAAAATAAAAATGGTAATGCTCCAAGGCCGGTTGAAGCACCTGCCAGAGCACTGTAGATGATTCCTTTCAGAAGTTCACTCATTTTCAAGTTTTGATAAAGCTTTTTTCAAAGCTTCGACGGGGGCCATTATGCATTTAAATTCTTTATCGTGAAAATCCATTTCTTGTCTGATGTGCTCCTCATTGATCTCGAGTGCGATATTGATATTCTTGCCGTTGACAAGTCTGCAAAGTGCCTCAGAGGCTGCAATAACTCTTGGGCACCCTATGGCTTTGAATGATATATCTTTTATTAGAAAATTTTCCAGTTTTACAAATATTCTCACTCTGTCACCATGTTCAGGATACACAACTTCTGCTGTGTGAGTGTAATCTATTTGATTTGCATGCGCTGGGTACATAAAAAGTTGTTTAAATTTTTCAGAGTAAGTCATGCTATCACTCCTGTAATTTTCTGAGGCGCTCAACTTCCTCAAGAAGTACCTGGTTGAAATAGTCTATCTCTTCTTCTTCATTGTCGTAACCCAGTGTTATTCTAACAGCTCCGGTGACTATCCATTCATCCAGCTCCATTGCTTTCAAAACATACGATTGGCTTGAACCATGATGCGAGGAGCATGCAGATGCTGTTGATACAGATATACCTCTCATATCCAGTGCGGTTGCGAGAGTTTCACCATTAATACCTTTAAAAGAAACATTAATATGTGAGACTATGGTATTTTCTCCATTTATGTGATGATTCGGAATTTTTTCTATTGTTTGAAGTATTTTTTCTCTAAATTTTAGCATCTTTTTTTGCCAGAGGTCGTAATTTTTCTCTATAATTTGTAAAGCTGTTGCCATTCCATGAGCTCCAGGAACATTTTCCGTGCCGCTTCTCAGACCTCTTTCATGGCCTCCACCAAACATTATGGGATGAATTTTGATTGATTTGTTTACATACAAAAACCCTGTTCCTTTAGGAGCATAAAATTTGTGACCTGATGCCGATAACATATCAACCAAAGTAGCATCGATTTTCAATTTCCCAAGAGCCTGGACGGCATCACTATGAAAAACTATACCATGCTCTCTTGCAATTTTTGAAATTTCATCTATAGGTTGTATGACACCAGTTTCGTTGTTGACCCACATTATTGATGCCAGGACAGTATTTTTTTTAATTGCTTTTTTAAAATCACTTGCTTTGATATAACCTTCAGAAGATGGTTTCAAGTATGTGACCGAATAACCGAGCTTTTCAAGATACTTCATAACTTCGAGAACGGCGGGGTGTTCTATCTCCGTTGTTATCAAGTCACCGCCTTCTGGGAAGTTTGCTCTCAAAAATCCTATGATTGCTATATTGTCTGCTTCTGTTCCGCCAGATGTGAAGAAAATTTCTTCCGGCAGAACATTTATATGCTTTGCTATTTTTGAACGTGCACTTTCATAAATCTGCTTTGCCTGCTCACCGTGGGAATGTAAACTTGAAGCATTGCCAAATTGCTCCGTAAAAACCTTGATGACTTCCCGAGCTACCTCATCGAATACACGTGTGGTTGCTGCATGATCAAGGTAAACTTGCACTTAAATCACTTCCTTGCAAGTGATTCTTCATATTCTTTTATAGCCTTTCTCAGAGTGTCCACCGCAAGGTTGCTGCAATGATATTTTACTTGGGGCAAACCGCCAAGTCTTTCAACAATTTCCTTCCAGTTCAACTTTTTGGCTTCTTCGAGTGTCAAACCTTTGACAACTTCTGTCATCATTGAAGCGGTAGCTATATTCGCCGCGCATCCGTACGATTCAAATTTTATATCTGTAATGCGATCGTCTTCAACTTTCAGATAAACTGTCATCATATCACCGCATGCAATACTTCCTTCTGTGGCTTCTGCATCGGCATTCTCTATTTTTCCAAGGTTTCTTGGATTTTTAAAGTGATCCAGTACAAGTTCGGTGTATTTGAGCATATTATCACCTCCTGATTAAGTATGGCTTTTAATTGGACTTATTTTTCGGAGCCATGATACTACCGATTTGAGCTTCTCAACTGTGTAATCTATCTGCTCTTGAGTTGTGAACCTGTCAAATGTAAATCTTATCGACCCGTGGGCCCTTTCATGATCTCCACCAATTGCCAGGATCGCATAATTCGGTTCGAGTTTTTCTGAGGCACATGCCGAACCTGTGGCAACCTCAACTCCTTCCATACTAAGCCCTAAACTTATCGCTTCGCCTTCTATGAATGAGAAGCTGAAATTGACATTGTAAGGTGTTCTCGTTTCACCTCTCGGCCCATTCAAAATTACATGATCGATTTCTCTTTCTACCCTGTTTATAAAATATTCCTGAAGCCTTCTTAACTCTTTTAATGCTTTTTCCATGTTCAAAAAGGAAAGTTCTGCGGCTTTTTTCATTCCCATAATTGCTGGAATATTTTCTCCCCCAGGTCGTCTTTTATCGAAAGACTCTGCTCCATACATTACAGGCTGGATCTTCGTTCCCTTTTTAATGTATAAAAAACCAACGCCTTTTGGACCGTGAAATTTATGACCGCTGACACTCATCAAATCACAATTTATTTTTTTAACATCTACAGGAAGTTTGGCATACATTTCTGCTGCATCGGTATGAAAATATATTTTATGATCCTGAGATTTTACTATTTTTCCAATTTCTTCAAGCGGCATAATAGAACCGACGAAATGTCCAACAGATATGACACTTATCATTATTGTGGAAGGTCTTATAGATTTTTTGAGCTCGTCAAGTTTGACGAATCCCTCTTTGTCAACGGGTATTACGGTAACCTCAAAACCTTCTTTTTTTAGAGCATCTGCTATGCTCATGATCGAACCGTGTTCCAGTGCGGAAATCACTATGTGATTACCATTTTTTTTGTTTGCCCGTGCTATTCCAAGAAGAGATAAATTGTTTGCTTCAGTAGCGCCTGATGTGAAAACTATTTCCTCAGGCGAATCTGCATTGATCGATTTTGCAAAAAACTCTCTTGCGCTAACAAGATCGTCGTAAATTTCCTCTGCTGATTCATATAATCCATCAGGTCTCGCAAATTTATCGACCATGTACTGTTGTACGACTGCAGCTACCTCTGGCAAAACTCTCGTGGTTCTGCAATTATCTAAGAAAACCTTCATTTCACACCTCCTCAATCTTCAGAGCTGACGCAGCACACCCATAATAATGCGTGCCATTTTTTCGCCAGCTTTTTCAGCAACTTCAAGAACTTCCTGAGCTGTTATCGGCCTCAGGTCTTCTGGTACAGCGCGGTCCGTTATTGCTGACAATCCAAGAATCTTGATACCTCCATGTTTTGCTACTATGACTTCAGGGACAGTAGACATACCAACAGCATCTGCTCCCATGTTTCTAAGCATTTTAAGCTCAGCGGGAGTTTCAAAATTAGGACCGGCAACTGCTACATACACGCCTTCGTAAAAATCTACTTTTTCTTCCTTAGCTATTTTTTTTGCCAGCTTTATAAGATTTCTGTCGTATGGTTCACTCATATCTGGGAACCTTGGTCCCCATTCGTCTATATTCAGACCTCTGAGTGGATTGTCCCCCATCAGGTTGATATGATCACTTATTATCATGGGTTTGCCTATTTCAAAAATAGGATTCAAACCTCCTGCCGCATTTGTGACAATCAAATATTTCACACCAAGCAACTGCATTACTCTTATAGGAAAAGTCACATCCTTCATTGAATATCCCTCGTAATAATGAAATCTTCCATTCATGAGCATAACGCTTTTCTCTTCAAGTTTTCCAAAGAGTAGTTCTCCTTTATGACCAGGAGCTGTTGAAATCGGAAAACCAGGAATTTCGGAATAGTTGATTTTGACAGGATTTTGCAGTGCTTCTGAAATTTTTCCAAGCCCGGAACCAAGGATTATTCCAGCTTCAGGAAGAATTCTTACTTTCTGCCTCAAAAACTCAGCGGCTCTCTCAACTCTCTCAACATATTCCTTCATTACATATACCCCCTTAATTATTTGAGCAATCCGCTAATAATAAGATCAGTTGCTTCTTCTTCAGAAAGACCCTTACTCATCAGAGTTTGAAGTTGAGCAGCGTTTACACGACCTATTGACGCTTCGTGTGTTAGTTCAGAAAGATCGTTCAATACCTTCAAGATGGGTACAGTACTTACATCGACATCTTCACCTTTTGTTACCTCGTCACATCTTATATGTGCTTTTGAGTAGCTACCTATTCCATAGGCTTCATTTACAACTCTAACTTTTGCTTTGTCCAGGGCGACCACTGTGGTTTTGGCAATACCATTTGAATATTTTCCCAACAACCTCAATTTTTCTCTGATTGCAACTTGGTCATTCTCAATTGCTCTCACTTTTGCCGTGAGATCAGCTGTGGATTGATCGTCAAGTTCAGCTTCCGCATCGAGAATAAGCTTTCCAACCCGAGTTTTTGTAAGCGTGAAATTGTTTACAAAAAGTCCTTTTTCGGCAATTTTTGCACGTGTAGTAGTTTTAAGGGTAATTGAACCGGTATTAGAATGATAATGCTCGTCTGAGTAATACATCTTTGCATTCCTTCCTATTGAAACAATTGAGAGGGCGTCATGTGTAAATTTTTCCGCCCATGGAAAAGTACAGTGTGCAACAAATTTAACCTGTGAATTCTCCTGAATCTCTATCTCAAAAATAACTCTCTGAATACCTTGTTTTTCCAAATATCCTGTACAAATGTGAATAGGTGTTTCAAGGACGGTATCTTTTTTCACAACAATTTTTGCTCTGACGCCGTCACTTAACTCCTCTGGAAATATTTCAACCCCTTTTACTCCATTAAGACCCACTATCTTCCTTCCACTTATTATGAGTGATGCAACCCGTTTGTCTAAAAACTTCGAAACATTTCCTCCTGCTTTTTCATAAGCTTTCATCAACATTTCAAACTCTTTTTGTTGTTTTATAGCAGTGCTCATAATTGCGCCTCCTCTATGGAGGGTATATTTACATGCATGCATTCGTCACACCTGCTTTTATAGTAATGAATAACCTTCACAGGATCTCCCTTTGTAAAGACTGTACCATTACATAGCAAATAGGCCTCATCTGCTATCCTGGCAATTTCTTCACGATGGGTTATCAATATTACCGTACCTCCATTTTTCGTAATTCGGTGCGCAATTTTTTCAATCATGCCAAGCGACATAATATCAATTCCAGAATCTGGTTCGTCGAGTATGGCGTATTTCGGATTCAACAACAAAATTGACGCAAGTTCTACTCTTTTTCTCTCGCCACCACTCAAAAGATTATCAACAAATCTGTTGATATAAAGTTCTGGAGACAGGCCTGTAAGTGTCATTACTTCTTCGAGGTCTTTTGTGCTGATTTTTAATTTTCCACCGAGTGTAAGATATTGTTTTACTGTAAGGCCCTGGAACCTCACCGGTTCCTGCCAAAGCAGAGTGATACCTTTCGTAGCTCTTTCGCTAATTGAAGAGTTTGTTATGTCCTCGCCGTTAAGCTTTATCTTGCCAGAAGTGGGTTTATACCCCTCGAGTCCCATTATTGTATATGCCAGGGAAGATTTTCCAACTCCGTTGGATCCAAGAACAGCGTAGATTTTAACCCGATCAAATTTTGCATTTATGTTCTTGAGTATGTATTTGCCGTTCTTTTCAAGGCTTACATCTTCAAGCACAAGCATCATTATCGTCTCCCAAAGTAATTTTACACGGCAAGGATTACATTTATATTAGATCTTTTAAGTCTAATTTGTTTCATAGGCTATTCCAGGATTATGAATGGACCATCCTGTACAAAATCTCCCCTGAAGCTCTCTTCTTTCAGCGACAGATGTGAATCCAGATCGTGATATAAAAAAGCCCCTGTTCCAGCGGCAAAGTGGATGCTTTGCCTTATACCTATGCTACTTTCGCCCATGCACCCAATCATCAATCCTATATTTGCGGCCTGGGCAATATGAACTATTGACATAGCATCGCTCAAGCCCGATTTCATTAATTTTATATTTATGAAATCGACGGCATCTTCCCTGACCAACTTTAAAGCGTCGTATTTTGTGAAAACACTTTCATCAGCTGCAACAGGATAAGGGCTGTTAAATCGAACAAATCTCATTCCTTCTATATTGTAGCGGTTTACTGGTTGTTCAAAAATCACAACATCAACCTTTTCAGCGTAAAGCGCCTTTGCAAACTCAACAGCCTCCTTGGGAGTAAAGCCCTGATTTGCATCTACTATAAAGCTTGCTTGAGGAGAAACTTCTTTTGATTTGACAACTCTTTCTATGTCATTTTTGACATCTCTACCAACTTTTATTTTTATTTTTCTGAATCCCTCGTCGTAGATACGCTTGACTTTTTTGATAGTGTTCTCTAAGTTTTCAATACCAACAGTTTTGTCAGTCTCTAAGGTGTTTTTGCTGCCGCCAAAAAATTGATATGGTTTCATATTGAATTGTTTACAGAAGGCATCCACAATAGCAAACTCTATGGCAGCTTTTATTGCAGGGGTTGCTCTCAAAGTTTGAAGATCATGAAATAAATTTGCGTAACTTTCCACATCTTTACCAATCAGAATGTCTTCAACAGTTTGATGGAGTTTTTCCAGCATAGCAGCTGTTTCACCTGAGATTACAAATAAGGATGATGCTTCACCATAACCCTCTATTCCGTTTTTGAGTTTCACACAAACTTCAACATTTTCTTGTTCTTCGTGACTTCCTAAGGAAATTGTGAACGGTTCAAAGTAGCTATAGAGTGTCTTTTTGAAACTAATAGATGTAATCTTCACAACGCCACCTCCAGTTTAGATATTATCTTCATAATCTGACTGGCATTGAAGGGATTAAATACTTCGTAATCATCCAAACAATAGCTATTTAAACATGATATACCGAGAATTTCTGTGTTGATAAAATTTTTTATCAGGGCTATTTCTTTAAACAAATCTGGTGAAACTGGGATCTGGTCAAAATATTCAAAATTTTTTCTTGCTGGGTCATGTGACAATACGATATATTGTGGCATGCATCCATACAGCAATCCAAGGGCAACCTGGCCATAAGCAGGATGCCTGAGTGCTCCCTGACCTTCAATAAAAATCAGGCGTTTTTCATTTTTTTCGAGCCTCAATATGAGGTTTTCAATCGTACCTGGTATAAAATCCGATGCTATCGCATCTATAACTACTCCTTCATCTGCGCCTATCATTATACCAGTCTGACCTGTTGCCAGAAAGGCTGCAGGTAATTTTCTTTCCAGTGCAGCCTGCCATAACTGGATTGCAGTTGTTCTTTTTCCAACAGCGCAATCTGTCCCAAGAACGCAGACTCTTATTGTTTTTGATTTGTAAAT is a window of Pseudothermotoga elfii DSM 9442 = NBRC 107921 DNA encoding:
- a CDS encoding cysteine desulfurase family protein, producing MQVYLDHAATTRVFDEVAREVIKVFTEQFGNASSLHSHGEQAKQIYESARSKIAKHINVLPEEIFFTSGGTEADNIAIIGFLRANFPEGGDLITTEIEHPAVLEVMKYLEKLGYSVTYLKPSSEGYIKASDFKKAIKKNTVLASIMWVNNETGVIQPIDEISKIAREHGIVFHSDAVQALGKLKIDATLVDMLSASGHKFYAPKGTGFLYVNKSIKIHPIMFGGGHERGLRSGTENVPGAHGMATALQIIEKNYDLWQKKMLKFREKILQTIEKIPNHHINGENTIVSHINVSFKGINGETLATALDMRGISVSTASACSSHHGSSQSYVLKAMELDEWIVTGAVRITLGYDNEEEEIDYFNQVLLEEVERLRKLQE
- a CDS encoding ATP-binding cassette domain-containing protein, translated to MLVLEDVSLEKNGKYILKNINAKFDRVKIYAVLGSNGVGKSSLAYTIMGLEGYKPTSGKIKLNGEDITNSSISERATKGITLLWQEPVRFQGLTVKQYLTLGGKLKISTKDLEEVMTLTGLSPELYINRFVDNLLSGGERKRVELASILLLNPKYAILDEPDSGIDIMSLGMIEKIAHRITKNGGTVILITHREEIARIADEAYLLCNGTVFTKGDPVKVIHYYKSRCDECMHVNIPSIEEAQL
- a CDS encoding SufB/SufD family protein, giving the protein MSTAIKQQKEFEMLMKAYEKAGGNVSKFLDKRVASLIISGRKIVGLNGVKGVEIFPEELSDGVRAKIVVKKDTVLETPIHICTGYLEKQGIQRVIFEIEIQENSQVKFVAHCTFPWAEKFTHDALSIVSIGRNAKMYYSDEHYHSNTGSITLKTTTRAKIAEKGLFVNNFTLTKTRVGKLILDAEAELDDQSTADLTAKVRAIENDQVAIREKLRLLGKYSNGIAKTTVVALDKAKVRVVNEAYGIGSYSKAHIRCDEVTKGEDVDVSTVPILKVLNDLSELTHEASIGRVNAAQLQTLMSKGLSEEEATDLIISGLLK
- a CDS encoding ZIP family metal transporter, with the translated sequence MSELLKGIIYSALAGASTGLGALPFLFFRKGASEKFINGSLGFAAGVMLAASAFSLVIPSMELGGPLRFVIGFLIGGLIVDLIDKIVPHEHFMKGHEGIETRRLKAIWLFVIAITIHNFPEGMAVGVGGYTPHALSIAVAIGIQNIPEGAAVAASLINAGYKPLKAFLVSFLTGLVEIFGGATGAILSGISSKLMPYLMATAAGAMIFVISDEVIPETHLRGRERMVTYWILIGFSCMAVLDLILG
- a CDS encoding cysteine desulfurase family protein, translating into MKVFLDNCRTTRVLPEVAAVVQQYMVDKFARPDGLYESAEEIYDDLVSAREFFAKSINADSPEEIVFTSGATEANNLSLLGIARANKKNGNHIVISALEHGSIMSIADALKKEGFEVTVIPVDKEGFVKLDELKKSIRPSTIMISVISVGHFVGSIMPLEEIGKIVKSQDHKIYFHTDAAEMYAKLPVDVKKINCDLMSVSGHKFHGPKGVGFLYIKKGTKIQPVMYGAESFDKRRPGGENIPAIMGMKKAAELSFLNMEKALKELRRLQEYFINRVEREIDHVILNGPRGETRTPYNVNFSFSFIEGEAISLGLSMEGVEVATGSACASEKLEPNYAILAIGGDHERAHGSIRFTFDRFTTQEQIDYTVEKLKSVVSWLRKISPIKSHT
- a CDS encoding iron-sulfur cluster assembly scaffold protein, which produces MTYSEKFKQLFMYPAHANQIDYTHTAEVVYPEHGDRVRIFVKLENFLIKDISFKAIGCPRVIAASEALCRLVNGKNINIALEINEEHIRQEMDFHDKEFKCIMAPVEALKKALSKLENE
- the pepV gene encoding dipeptidase PepV is translated as MNKTVDEFVLVNSNKLFDAASNLVKIKSVKSQPAGDGKPFGEGIAKALEAALNMGKQWGFNVKNIDGYAGHIEYGTKGKLFAVLGHLDVVPEGDGWTVDPYGGIIKDGYLWGRGSSDDKGPTVAAIFALKAVKESRINPKNRIRIILGCDEESGWEGVKHYFEKEEIPIYAVTPDANFPIIYAEKGIINYTITQHLHKNKDTQVVLLKGGEASNMVPQEALAVLKPVREEILEKLKEFTPQNGAKVFWNIDGDELKIKITGKSAHGSKPQTGVNAISALLDFLRTIDINCEDLSTFLRTIFAKIGYETDGTSLRIAGTDCIAGPLTVNLGTLRMDPEKITAVINIRYPVFYSETMLTKQIKEALKPLQVEPQNHLAPLFVSPDSELIKILSEIYTDVTGQKAELLTTGGGTYARAVPCGVAFGPLLPGRLETEHQPDERIALDDLLLVARIYAQLFYKIMTEW
- a CDS encoding DUF1611 domain-containing protein, which encodes MRIDSFFEPGTPAAILSWGQLGTTLAKTTYGLLRHSRIFIPVCVIAEQEGKWTADFMSHFKFNVPVVNSVDKAVHLGAKTLLIGIANVGGFLPQELVDHVLKAIKYGLDIVSGFHLKMSETEPFSTAAKKTGSRIIDVRHLKEELKIFSGQIYKSKTIRVCVLGTDCAVGKRTTAIQLWQAALERKLPAAFLATGQTGIMIGADEGVVIDAIASDFIPGTIENLILRLEKNEKRLIFIEGQGALRHPAYGQVALGLLYGCMPQYIVLSHDPARKNFEYFDQIPVSPDLFKEIALIKNFINTEILGISCLNSYCLDDYEVFNPFNASQIMKIISKLEVAL
- a CDS encoding L-Ala-D/L-Glu epimerase, which codes for MKITSISFKKTLYSYFEPFTISLGSHEEQENVEVCVKLKNGIEGYGEASSLFVISGETAAMLEKLHQTVEDILIGKDVESYANLFHDLQTLRATPAIKAAIEFAIVDAFCKQFNMKPYQFFGGSKNTLETDKTVGIENLENTIKKVKRIYDEGFRKIKIKVGRDVKNDIERVVKSKEVSPQASFIVDANQGFTPKEAVEFAKALYAEKVDVVIFEQPVNRYNIEGMRFVRFNSPYPVAADESVFTKYDALKLVREDAVDFINIKLMKSGLSDAMSIVHIAQAANIGLMIGCMGESSIGIRQSIHFAAGTGAFLYHDLDSHLSLKEESFRGDFVQDGPFIILE
- a CDS encoding metallophosphoesterase translates to MRCIVLFFLLMFLTIFGSNFQIIFTSDLHETLFKNGYGPAGLAEYLEKNGRENLLILDAGDLFDSKLQLPFFGDHRNHTLDYIKKVKYDAMVLGNHEFYFSREWLENYKKTNKSLLGANVKGLKPYEIFVLGDLRIAVIGLTTPQHVANQVEHYGMLPEDPLKALRRIVNDLPEVDFIICLAHLQHELDRKIIESFPQIDLLLSGHDHRGPELVKINDSYIFEGKSRADSIYTLNVNTEEKLITYEQLKIPTADRITYDDVKTAAVISIIIGILSMAWLTFNPE
- a CDS encoding iron-sulfur cluster assembly scaffold protein, whose amino-acid sequence is MLKYTELVLDHFKNPRNLGKIENADAEATEGSIACGDMMTVYLKVEDDRITDIKFESYGCAANIATASMMTEVVKGLTLEEAKKLNWKEIVERLGGLPQVKYHCSNLAVDTLRKAIKEYEESLARK
- a CDS encoding purine-nucleoside phosphorylase, whose amino-acid sequence is MKEYVERVERAAEFLRQKVRILPEAGIILGSGLGKISEALQNPVKINYSEIPGFPISTAPGHKGELLFGKLEEKSVMLMNGRFHYYEGYSMKDVTFPIRVMQLLGVKYLIVTNAAGGLNPIFEIGKPMIISDHINLMGDNPLRGLNIDEWGPRFPDMSEPYDRNLIKLAKKIAKEEKVDFYEGVYVAVAGPNFETPAELKMLRNMGADAVGMSTVPEVIVAKHGGIKILGLSAITDRAVPEDLRPITAQEVLEVAEKAGEKMARIIMGVLRQL